Genomic window (Gemmatimonadota bacterium):
TGCGTTTACCATGTTGTAAAACAGTGGATCAGGTCTTGGCAGTTCTTAAAACTTTCGGGTTGGATTCGGCGGACCAAGTGCACTGATGAAAAGGTACCCATGCTCCAGAACCTGACGCTGGGACAGTACTATCCCGGCGAGTCTTCCATTCACCGGCTGGACCCGCGCACGAAGCTGTGCGGTGCCCTGGCGCTGATGGCGGCACTGATCTGGATAAAGACCCTGCCGCTGTTTTTTTTCATGCTGGCCGTGGTCGCGGTACTGGTGCGGGTCTCCGGCGTTCCGCTCCACCTGCCGCTGAACAACCTGAAGGCCTTCCGGGTCATTCTGATCATTACCTTCGCGGCGCATGCGTGCTTCACGCCGGGAGAAGCCGTGATCATCGCGGGATACACCGTGCCGGGACCCACCTGGGAGGGGATGTTCCAGGGGGCGGTGTTCAGCATGCGCCTGGTGGTCATCATGCTGATCGCGGCGCTGTTGATGCTGACCACGGCACCGCTGGACGTCTCGGACGGCATCGAGCGACTGCTCAAACCCCTGGAACGGTTCGGACTGCCCGCCCATGAACTGGCTATGATGATGGTCATCGCCCTGCGATTCATCCCGACACTGGTGGAGGAGGCGGACCGACTGCAGAAGGCCCAGGCCGCTCGGGGCGCGGACTTCACTGGCAATCCGATCCGGCGCGTTCGGAAAATGACCGCGCTGCTGGTGCCCCTCATGCTCTCGGCCTTCCGGCGAGCCGAGGAACTGGCCGTCGCCATGGAATCCCGCTGCTACCGGGGCGGCGCCGGGCGCACCCAGTTCCGCGTCATGGCCCTGGCCCGGAACGACTTCGTGGCCATCGCGGCCGTGACGGTCCTACTCGTTCTCGGCGCGGCCGCCAACAGCATCGGCCCCGTCGACCATCTGTTCTGACCCGCGCTTAACCTCGCCATTCCGCCAGAATCCGCCATGCGCACCCTGGTCCTCACGATCGAATACGACGGCACCGACTTCCTCGGCTGGCAGCTCCAGCCCGAGGGACGAACCGTGCAGGGCGTCCTGGAGGAGGCGATGCGCACCATCCTGCGGGCCGACCTCCGGGCGACCGCGGCGGGCCGCACGGACGCCGGGGTGCACGCCACCGGCCAGGTCGTCCACTTCAGGACGGATTCGGACATGGTGGTGGACCGGCTGAAGAAGGGGCTGAACGGAGTGCTGCCGCCGGACGTGCGCGTGCTGGGGGCCACGCAGGCGCCCGATGATTTTCACGCCCGGTTCAGCGCGGTGGGACGACGGTACACCTACCGGATCATCCGACGACCGAGCGCCATGCGACGGCACCAGGCCTGGCACGTAGCTTACACGCTGAACGTGGACGCCATGCGCCGGGCCTGCGCTCCCCTGGTGGGCCGCCACGACTTCACTTCCTTCTGCCAGGCCACGTCGACGGCCAACGGCACGGTCTGCGAGGTGCGGGAACTGGAATGGATCGAGGCGGAGGACGAACTCTGCCTGAAAATCGAGGCGAACCGCTTTCTCCACCACATGGTGCGGACGATCGTGGGCACGGCCGTGGATGTCGGGCGGGGTCGATGGCCGGAGAGCGTCATGGCGGAGATGCTGGCGGCGAAAGACCGCCGTGCCGCGGGGTCCAACGCCCCGGCCCGCGGGCTCTGCCTCGAGGCGGTCCTCTATCCTTCCGAATTCGGGATCTGAGGGTCGGACTGACCACCGCCGCGGCGGTCCACATACGCGTCGATCTCGTCACATACCTTGTGCAGCACGGCGACGTCGCGCTGCTCCAGCCGCAGGCTGCGGCGCAGAACGCGGCGGATGGTGCGCAGGAAGGTCTCCTCGTTCGGCGTGGACTCAAAACCGAGCCGGAGCAGCGTCTCGTGCACGCGCCGTGTAACGCGCTCCACGGCCCGGTGATCCGCCAGGCGCACATCGGAGGGTGGCGGTACCTCTGCACTTTGGCGAAAGAGTTCGTACGCGCAGACCATGACCGACTGGGCCAGGTTGAGGGAAGGGTAGGCTGTCGCCGCGGGGATCCGGGCGATGACGTTGCAGCGTTGGAGTTCGTCGTTCAGAAGGCCGCGGTCTTCCCGCCCGAAGAGAATGCCGCAGGGCTGGCCCCGCGCCACGGCGGAAAGCTCGGCGCAGGCGTCTTCCACGGGTTGTATGGGGCTTAGCCAGATGCCGCGGGTGCGGTTGGTCGTGCCGACGACGAGGGCGAGATCATTCACCGCCTCGTCCAGCGTCGGGACGACGCGGGCGTTGTCGAGTATATCCCCGGCTCCGTGAGCCATCCAGCGGGCCTCGGCCTCGTGGCGGAATTCGACCGGATCGACCAGGACGAGACGGGAAAGCCCCATGGTCGTCATGGACCGGGCGACGGCGCCGATGTTCCCCGGTACTTTCGGTTCTACGAGAATGATGTGTATGTGCGAGAAATAGTCCGGCGCGGTACTTTCCGTTCGATCGGCCATGGGTCAGATCCGGTTCAAGTCCGGGGCCGGGTCAGGTCCGGGGCCAGCATCAGCTTCGGGACAGCGTCAGGCCCGTCCCTACTCCTTTGACTCCAGCTCCTCCACGGCGGCCTTCAGTTCGGCGATCTCCGCCTCCAGCTTCTTTTCGCGGCCGGCGATCGTGAAGAGGTACAGGAACAGCCCGACCCATATCAGCGTGTAGGCGGAAAACAGATACCAAAAGTTCTGATCCACGGTTCAAACACTCCTTTCAAACCAGCCACTCAAATTCCCACGCTGCCGGGATGCCGGTGCTCCACGCGCTCCCGCAGGGCCTCGGTCTCGTCGCGCAGCCGCTCCAGCGCCATCCGCCGGCTCATGAGGTAGAAGAACAGGAGGGTGAAGACGACCGCCGACACGCCCAGCGCGATGCGCATGTTCACTTCCATGCCCGCGCCGAGGCCTTCCTCCGTCATGACCAGTGAGTCGGGATGCAGGCCCCGCCACCAAAGGGTCGCGAAGTGGATGAAGGGGATGTCGATGGTACCGAGGATGCCCAGCACGGCGAGGAATGTCTTCACCTGCGGCAGGTCGTCGCCGTAGACGCGCAGCATCAGGTAGGCGACGTAGATGAGCCAGAGGATCATGGAAAAGGTAAGCCGGGGGTCCCACGTCCACCACGTGCCCCACACCGGCTTGCCCCAGATCGGTCCGGTAATCATGACGAAGCAGCAGAAGACGAACCCGACCTCCGCGGCGCTGTAGGCCACGATGTCCCACTTTCGCTCCCGCAGCCACAGGTAGATGACGCTGGAAACGCCCACCAGCACGAAGGCGAACTCCGCGATCCAGGCGGAAGCGACGTGAAAATACATGATCCGCTGCACGTCCCCCATGACGCGCTCCCGGGGCGCCCAGATCAGCGACAGGTACAGTGTGGCGACCAGGCCCACGAGGCAGATGAGGCCGAAGGGTGTGATGCGCAGGCGGGCGGCTATGCCGGCCATATTCATTCCTCCACGATGTACTCGAACAGCATGACGGACGCGACCAGGAAGACGACCGTGAACACTGAAAGCAGCCTGATCCAGTTTGTCATGTCCTGCCAGTCCCCGCCCTCGAAAGTGGTCCGTGTCGTTTCCACCAGCGCGATCAGCACCGGCGAGGCGACGGGCAGCAGCAGGACCGGCAGCATAACGTCCCGCATGCGCGTGTTGACGGCCACGGCCGCGAACAGGGTGGCGACGGACGAGAATCCGACGGTTCCCAGAAAGAAGATCACCAACAGTTTAGACAGATACGGCAGGATTGTCATGTTGAAAAACAGGACGAAGAGTGGAAGCACCGCCAGCTGGACCAGGCCGATGAGCGTGACGTTGCCCAGCAGCTTGCCCAGGAAGATGGATCCCCGGTCGATGGGCGCGAGGAGCAGTCCTTCGAAGGTGCCTCGGTCTTTTTCCGGTGAAAAGGACCGGCTGGCGCTCAGCATGCCCGCGAAGGCGAAGGCCACCCAGATCATGCCGGGCGCCACGCGTTGCAACACGTCCGCCCCCGCGTTGAAGGCGAAGTTGAAGATGATCACGACGATCAGCGAGAAGACGAACATGGTCACGACCCGCTCGCGGGTCCGGTATTCCACGAGCATGTCCTTGCGGTAGATCTGCCAGGACTGGGCGAGCATGGATCTCATCGTTGCGGCAACTCCTGTTACATTTCCGTATTCGGCGGACCGGGCGGACCGGGCGGACCGGGCGGCCGGGCGGGCCGGCCCTACACCACGTGATCGCGGTAGGTCTGCTCGAAATCCAAGGTCGACAACTGGCTGGCCTCGGCCTCGAACACCAGCCGTCCCTGGTTCAGGATGGCGACGCGGTCGGCGGATTCCAGTCCGCGGACCAGGTCGTGCGTCACCAGGAGGACCGTCTTGTTCCGGGCGGCCAGGACCGTCTTGAGCATGACCATAGCGTCCTGGTCCAAACCCGAGTAGGGCTCGTCGAGCAGCAAGATATCCGGATCGTGCAGCAGGGCGCGGGCCAGGGCTACCCGTTGGCGCATGCCGCGCGACAGCGTCCGTACCGGGCTCCCCGACCGGGCTTCCATGCCCACCGTGGACAGCAGTGATCCTATCCGCTCCTCGCGGTTTTCCACCCCGAAGAGCCTCCCGTAGAACCGCAAATTCTCCAGCACGGTCAGTTCGTCGTAGAGATAGGTCTGGTAGGACAGCGCGCCGATGCGCTTCCCCAGGTTCTCGTCGCGGTCCTTCGTGATTTCCTCGCCGTCCAGGAACACCTGGCCGCGGGAAGGGCGCACGAGCCCGGCGATGATGCCCAAAAGGGTCGACTTGCCCGCGCCATTGGGGCCGAACAGGGCCAGGAAGGATCCCGGCGCCACCTCCATGTCCACCCGGTGCAGGGCCCGGAAACGCCCGTAGGACTTCGTAAGTTGGCGGATGCTGATGCCAGGGGCGCCAGAAGTGCCCGGGGCACCGGCGGCACCAGCGACACCGGTGACGCCGGCGTTGCCAGCGAGGCCAGAGGCGGATCGATCAACCATCGCCGCTCCCGGGTTGGCGCAGCCGGAGCGCCCGGTCCTTGAGGCGGGCGCGGCGGGTCCTGTAGGCGTCCGGGTTCAGTCCTCCCTCCGCGAACTGGTCGTCCAGGGCGGCCAGGGCCTGGACGATCGCGGCGTATTTGCGTTCGTCCTCCGGCGAGAGATCGCTGAGCGCAGGCGGTTCGTCCGGCTGTTCGGGCCTGGCGCGGATGCCCACTACCAGCCCCGCGGCCACGATGAGCACGACGAATCCGAGCATCCCCCACTTCATGACGTCCTGCCAGGCCAGCACGCGGGGGAAGGCGACCTCCACCGACATGCCCCTGCCCACGCCCACGCGGTTCGAAAGCAGCAGGTATTCGTCGGCGGCAATCTGCTGCACGCCGTCATTGGTCAGGTTGGTGGCGGTCACCGTCTGGGTGCTCGGTGAAACAAGCACCTGGACACGTTCGACGTCATAGTCCATCTGCCGGTTGAACCGGTGATCGATGGACGCCCGGTCCACGTTGTAGGCGTAAACGATACGCGAGACCCCGGGGGGTACGGGCGCCGAGAACAGGAGACCGCGCTCGGTGTGCTGAAGCCCTTCCATCATCGGCTGCAGTCCAAAGGCGGCCGCGGGCAGGTTGTAGACGAGGCCCAGCCCCACGCCGGGCGGCGGCGCGAAGGTGAGTATGCCGCGGTTCTCCACCACGATGATTTCCGTGACATTCAGGATCTCGGGGGCGGTATCGATGACCAGGTGGACCGCGCTGTGGACCAGGGCCGTTTCATCAGTCGTGATATCGAAGACCTGGAGCAGGGTATCTATGCGGCCAGCGCCCGGTTCGAGGGTGATGAGACCGGTCAGATAGGGTACCTCCAGGTACCGGGTGGCGACCACGTAATGGGACCCGTCGGCTGCCAGTCCGGTGAATTCGTAGCGGCCGGCATCGTCGGTAACGACCCTGGCTAGGGTTTGTTCCGGGGCCTCCAGGCTGCTGCGATTCAGCAGCACGACCTCGTGTCCGGCCATCGGCAGGCCTGTCGTGCCATTCACGACCGTGAGCCCGATGCTCCCCGTTCCCTGGGCCTGCGCGGTCCGGACCGGACTGAATAGGCCGACCGCCAGAGAGACCCAGGCCACCAGGAGCGCTCCATAAACAAAAAGCCCCGAAGGGCTGGCCGGCGAGTGATACATCATGAGATCACCACTAGATCAGTTTACCTCCGCACTGGGCGCAGAACCTGGCCGATGCCGGGTTTTCAGTGCCGCAACCGGCGCAGGCGATGGTTTTCAGCGAAGCGCCGCACTCGATGCAGAATCTGGCGGACGCCTCGTTGACCGTTCGGCAAATCCTGCATACCTGGACTTGTGCGGACTGAACGGGCCGCGCGTCTCCTGCGGGCGCGTCTTCGGTGTGCACGTCTACGGCAGTCGCGTCTTCGGCGGGCGTGCCTGCAGCGGTCTCATCAACAGCCGCCTCGTCACCATCGATCTCGTCTTTGGCTTTCTTCTCTTCCGCAGCCTCGTCGTCGACGGTCGCGGTCTCGCCGGATGCCGGTTCACTGCGCTGCCGGATCTCCCGGACCGCCCGCACCGCCTCCTCGATCTGCTCCTCCACGGGCAAGTCGCTGACAGCGGTCCGGTCCAGTTCGTCCAGCACGTCCGAGGCTTCGTTCATATACTCCTGCCGGAGCGCCTCGTGATCCTCCGCGGCCAGCTTGCCCATGTTGTAGTCGATATTCAGTTCGCGGATGGAAGAAAAGATGAAATCCTTTTTCTTCATCAGGTCGTCCCGGCGGGACCCGGCGAACCTCGTGGTCCGGGGGCGGCGGGCCGACCCGTCCAGCATAGGACTGATCATGTAGGCGAGTACGCCCAGCGCGAGCAGTCCGCAGGCAATCAGAGTCATAGTCCGGACCGGCTCCTTTTATGCGCGACCCGGCTGGACCGGTACGCCGGACGGCTAGGATTGGGGAAGGGGTTCCGGCGACTGCGGCTCGGTCTGCTCATACTGGCCGTATCCCCCCTCGGCCTCGTACTTGGACGGACACTTGGCGTACAGCGTATGGGCGGTGAAGGTGCCATCCCGGCCGTATCCGCCCTCCACGACCACTTCCGAATCGTCCTTGAAAGTGTCCGGGACTACGCCGGTGTAGACGACGGGGGCCTCGACACCGCCCTCGTGGGCGACGAAACGGATGCGCATGGTGCCCACCTCATCCCGCTGGATCGACCCGTTCACGACCTTGCCGTGCAGGCGCATGTTCTCGTCGTAGGCCACGTCGCCCGTTTCCACGGCGGCCTTCAGTTCGCTCACGGTGAGGTAGTACATGGTCGCGTCGGTCGCACCGGTATAGATCAGGTAACCGATGGCGGCGATCACCAGGCCGAAGCCCACCAGGAATTTGCGCTGCTTTTTGCGCTTGCGGTCTTTCATGGCTTGCTCCTGCTGATTTTCTGAGTTGCTCGACCCCCGCAATATAGGCCAAACGGTCCGTTTCGGCAAGCACAATCTGGTCCTGCGCCTACGCCCGCGACCGCCCGTGGGCAGAGGTCTTCGGCGGCGAGATCAC
Coding sequences:
- a CDS encoding carboxypeptidase regulatory-like domain-containing protein, which translates into the protein MAWVSLAVGLFSPVRTAQAQGTGSIGLTVVNGTTGLPMAGHEVVLLNRSSLEAPEQTLARVVTDDAGRYEFTGLAADGSHYVVATRYLEVPYLTGLITLEPGAGRIDTLLQVFDITTDETALVHSAVHLVIDTAPEILNVTEIIVVENRGILTFAPPPGVGLGLVYNLPAAAFGLQPMMEGLQHTERGLLFSAPVPPGVSRIVYAYNVDRASIDHRFNRQMDYDVERVQVLVSPSTQTVTATNLTNDGVQQIAADEYLLLSNRVGVGRGMSVEVAFPRVLAWQDVMKWGMLGFVVLIVAAGLVVGIRARPEQPDEPPALSDLSPEDERKYAAIVQALAALDDQFAEGGLNPDAYRTRRARLKDRALRLRQPGSGDG
- a CDS encoding CcmD family protein — its product is MDQNFWYLFSAYTLIWVGLFLYLFTIAGREKKLEAEIAELKAAVEELESKE
- a CDS encoding zinc ribbon domain-containing protein, with translation MNEASDVLDELDRTAVSDLPVEEQIEEAVRAVREIRQRSEPASGETATVDDEAAEEKKAKDEIDGDEAAVDETAAGTPAEDATAVDVHTEDAPAGDARPVQSAQVQVCRICRTVNEASARFCIECGASLKTIACAGCGTENPASARFCAQCGGKLI
- a CDS encoding cytochrome c maturation protein CcmE, with the protein product MKDRKRKKQRKFLVGFGLVIAAIGYLIYTGATDATMYYLTVSELKAAVETGDVAYDENMRLHGKVVNGSIQRDEVGTMRIRFVAHEGGVEAPVVYTGVVPDTFKDDSEVVVEGGYGRDGTFTAHTLYAKCPSKYEAEGGYGQYEQTEPQSPEPLPQS
- the truA gene encoding tRNA pseudouridine(38-40) synthase TruA, with the protein product MRTLVLTIEYDGTDFLGWQLQPEGRTVQGVLEEAMRTILRADLRATAAGRTDAGVHATGQVVHFRTDSDMVVDRLKKGLNGVLPPDVRVLGATQAPDDFHARFSAVGRRYTYRIIRRPSAMRRHQAWHVAYTLNVDAMRRACAPLVGRHDFTSFCQATSTANGTVCEVRELEWIEAEDELCLKIEANRFLHHMVRTIVGTAVDVGRGRWPESVMAEMLAAKDRRAAGSNAPARGLCLEAVLYPSEFGI
- a CDS encoding RNA methyltransferase — translated: MADRTESTAPDYFSHIHIILVEPKVPGNIGAVARSMTTMGLSRLVLVDPVEFRHEAEARWMAHGAGDILDNARVVPTLDEAVNDLALVVGTTNRTRGIWLSPIQPVEDACAELSAVARGQPCGILFGREDRGLLNDELQRCNVIARIPAATAYPSLNLAQSVMVCAYELFRQSAEVPPPSDVRLADHRAVERVTRRVHETLLRLGFESTPNEETFLRTIRRVLRRSLRLEQRDVAVLHKVCDEIDAYVDRRGGGQSDPQIPNSEG
- a CDS encoding cytochrome C assembly protein; this encodes MNMAGIAARLRITPFGLICLVGLVATLYLSLIWAPRERVMGDVQRIMYFHVASAWIAEFAFVLVGVSSVIYLWLRERKWDIVAYSAAEVGFVFCCFVMITGPIWGKPVWGTWWTWDPRLTFSMILWLIYVAYLMLRVYGDDLPQVKTFLAVLGILGTIDIPFIHFATLWWRGLHPDSLVMTEEGLGAGMEVNMRIALGVSAVVFTLLFFYLMSRRMALERLRDETEALRERVEHRHPGSVGI
- the ccmA gene encoding heme ABC exporter ATP-binding protein CcmA translates to MVDRSASGLAGNAGVTGVAGAAGAPGTSGAPGISIRQLTKSYGRFRALHRVDMEVAPGSFLALFGPNGAGKSTLLGIIAGLVRPSRGQVFLDGEEITKDRDENLGKRIGALSYQTYLYDELTVLENLRFYGRLFGVENREERIGSLLSTVGMEARSGSPVRTLSRGMRQRVALARALLHDPDILLLDEPYSGLDQDAMVMLKTVLAARNKTVLLVTHDLVRGLESADRVAILNQGRLVFEAEASQLSTLDFEQTYRDHVV
- a CDS encoding ABC transporter permease subunit — encoded protein: MLAQSWQIYRKDMLVEYRTRERVVTMFVFSLIVVIIFNFAFNAGADVLQRVAPGMIWVAFAFAGMLSASRSFSPEKDRGTFEGLLLAPIDRGSIFLGKLLGNVTLIGLVQLAVLPLFVLFFNMTILPYLSKLLVIFFLGTVGFSSVATLFAAVAVNTRMRDVMLPVLLLPVASPVLIALVETTRTTFEGGDWQDMTNWIRLLSVFTVVFLVASVMLFEYIVEE
- a CDS encoding energy-coupling factor transporter transmembrane protein EcfT, whose amino-acid sequence is MLQNLTLGQYYPGESSIHRLDPRTKLCGALALMAALIWIKTLPLFFFMLAVVAVLVRVSGVPLHLPLNNLKAFRVILIITFAAHACFTPGEAVIIAGYTVPGPTWEGMFQGAVFSMRLVVIMLIAALLMLTTAPLDVSDGIERLLKPLERFGLPAHELAMMMVIALRFIPTLVEEADRLQKAQAARGADFTGNPIRRVRKMTALLVPLMLSAFRRAEELAVAMESRCYRGGAGRTQFRVMALARNDFVAIAAVTVLLVLGAAANSIGPVDHLF